ACCCTTCAGCCACTGCTTCGGTTTCGGATGCGACCGCTTCTGCGGTGTCCACTGCAGATTCCTGGGAAGGATCTGTGGGAGTGACAGTCATGGAACGTTGGCGGTCTGCCTCTGGGACAGAGCGATGGGATCTGAAACAGGCCCGCCGACCTGGATCAGGCAATTGCAGATTCTACAGATCGACGATCAAGCTCAGATCGCGGCTGTGAGCTCCGCCTTGGTTGCATTGATGCCTTCCAGGGTGGCTACAAAATCACTCACACCGCTGAACTGGCGATAAACGGATGCAAAACGGATATAGGCGACTTCGCTGAGACTTTTCAACTTTTCGAGCACCAGTTCACCGATGTCACTGCTGGAGACTTCACGGCCGCTGCGTTGTTGAAGACTGAGTTCCAGCTCTTCAACCATGGTTTCAAGGCGTTCTGGAGGAATCCCAGTCTTCTCGCAGGCACGACTCAAGCCATGAAGCAATTTGCTGCGACTGAAAGTTTCACGATTGCCATTTCGCTTGATCACTGTGATCGGAACGGTTTCAACCCGTTCGTAGGTGGTGAAACGAAATTCGCAATTGAGGCATTCCCGTCGCCGACGCACGCTTCTACCTCCGTCGGCGGCTCTTGATTCGAGCACCCGGCTATCGGTGTTCTGGCAGGAGGGGCACTGCACGCCCTAACAATTACGTAGATGTATGAATTGTAAGGCTCGCGTCCACCCATGACATCTATGGCGCGAATTCACGTTTTAGACATAAAAAAAGCCCCGCTCAATGCGGGGCTGAGAAGATCACTTGCCGATCTTCGGAGGATCGCGGAATGCGATCGCGAAGAACAGAGTTGCAATCGCGAGAGTGAGGATGAGGATGTAAGCGAAGCTTTCCATCGGTTATCTCCAAAGGGCTGATCAGCTGAGCGGTGTGCCTGCAGGGGGAACGTAGCCCTCTGGCAGTCGGCGAGTAGAACGGTCTCCCAGTTTTTGGAAGAGACCAAATTCCACCTGTTCGCCGAGGTCGGGATCAATTCCGGCGAACACATCGCGATACAGCGTACGGGCTCCGTGCCAGATGTGGCCGAAGAAGAAGAGCAGAGCGAATACCGCGTGACCGAAGGTGAACCAACCACGCGGTGAGCTGCGGAAGGTGCCGTCGGAGTTGTAGGTCTCGCGATCGAATTCGAACGCTTCTCCTAACTGTGATTTGCGGGCCAGTCGTTTCACGTCAGCAGGGTCAGTGAAGGTTTGACCGTCAAGTGCTCCACCAAACACTGATGCCGTGACGCCTTGCTGTTCGAAGGAGTACTTCGCTTCAGCTCGACGGAAGGGAATGTCAGCCCGGACAACTCCATCAGTGTCTTCAAGAATCACAGGGAAGTTCTCGAAAAAGTTCGGCAGGCGACGGACCTGCAGTTCACGTCCGTCTTTATCTGTGAAAGCAATGTGCCCCAACCATCCAGTGGCTAAGCCATCTCCGTTGACCATGGGGCCAACTCGGAATAGTCCACCCTTGGCCGGACTATTGCCGACGTAGTCGTAGAAGGCAAGTTTTTCTGGAATCGAAGCATAGGCCTCAGATTCTGATTGACCTTGATCCATCGCGGTCTGAACGCGACGGTTGATCTCGGTCTTGAAGTAGCTCTGGTCCCACTGATAACGAGTGGGGCCGAACAGCTCAATCGGAGTTGCAGCAGCTCCGTACCACATCGTTCCTGCAACGATGAATGCTGCGAAGAACACAGCAGCGATGGCACTGGCCAAAACTGTTTCGATGTTGCCCATCCGCAAGGCCTTGTAGAGGCGTTCAGGTGGACGTGTTGTGATGTGGAAAATTCCTGCAATGATGCCGACGATTCCAGCAGCAATGTGGTGGGCAACAATTCCACCTGGGTTGAAAGGGTTGAAACCTTCAGGACCCCAAGACGGTTGTACAGGCTCTAAGTGACCGGTGATCCCGTAAGCATCAGTGACCCACATTCCTGGGCCAAAGACTCCTGTGAGGTGAAAAGCTCCGAATCCAAAGCAGCCGAGACCTGCCAGGAGCAGGTGGATGCCAAAAATTTTGGGGAGGTCGAGCGCTGGCTCCCCTGTGCGGGGGTCTTGCCAGATCTCGAGATCCCAGAATGTCCAGTGCCAAATAGCGGCGAGCATGAGCAAGCCACTGAAAACTATGTGTGCAGCGGCGACACCTTCGAAGCTCCAGAAGCCAGGATCTACGCCTGAGGCTCCCGTAATGCTCCAGCCTCCCCAGCTGTCCGTCACGCCCAAGCGGGCCATGAAGGGCATCACGAACATGCCCTGACGCCACATCGGGTTCAGGACTGGATCGGAGGGGTCGAAGATGGCGAGTTCATAAAGAGCCATCGAGCCGGCCCAGCCGGCGACGAGGGCAGTGTGCATGAGGTGCACGGCCAGAAGGCGGCCTGGGTCGTTAATGACGACGGTGTGCACCCGATACCAGGGCAATCCCATGAGTCAGGTTCGGGGGAACGTAGCTGCCAATGCAGTCAGACTTTTCGATCGTAGGTCGTTCACTTCGATGTATGCGCCAGGCTGTCGTGAGCTGAAATGCGAATTGACGGGCTCTTATTACATCGAAGTTCTCGTGCCCGCCGGATTCCTGGGTTTGCTTGTCTTCGCAGCAATCTCTCGCGGGGGGTTACAAAACTCAACCTGAGGCTCGTAGTGTCTGTGCCCCGGCGTGTCGCAGCGCCCTTCTCTTCAAGAGGTTCAATGCCTGTCATCCGTTTTGTGCGTGAGGGTCGGGATGTGGAGTGCTTCCCGGGTGAAAACCTGCGCGCTGTGGCCGTGCGGGAGGGAATTCAGCTTTACGGGCTGAAAGGTCAGCTCGGTAACTGTGGGGGCTGCGGTCAGTGCAGTACCTGCTTCGTAAAGATTGAAGGTGAGACGTCCACAGCCGCGATGAGCCCAAGAACCGCGGTGGAGGAGGTGAAGCTCAGGCGCAGGCCAGAAGGATGGCGCCTGGCTTGCCAGTCTCTAGTTGAGCAGTCGGTGGTGGTGGTGACAAAACCTCAGGCATCCATGCCTGAACAGAACAAGCGGGTGGCTGCCGCCCTGGCGGCAACTCTTCCTCCTGGTCCAGTGGAGTGGCCTGTTGCGCCTGCTGTTGATGGGGAGACGGCTGATCAGTCAGTCACTGACGAATCCATGCGGCCGCTGAAAGTCTCAGGTCAGGCTTCGCCTGCAACGCCCGGTGAAGAGCGCTGATCGGTTCGAGTCAAAGCTTTCCGGACGGTGATACGTTCCAGCAGGTTCTTTCACGTTCATGGAAACCAACGATCTCGGCTTCGTGGCCAGCCTGCTGTTTGTTCTGGTGCCGACCGTCTTCCTGATCATCCTGTTCATTCAGACCAACAGCCGTGAGGGGTGACTCCACTCACGGCTGTTCCGATCGTGACCTTTCACCTCTGTTCCGGTTCTCTCACAAGAAGCACCGGTGCAGGGGCGTGAACTCGGATGTAGTCGCTGACTGAACCACCAAGCAGTTTGTCGAGGTCAACCAGTCCTCTCGCCACCAGAGGGCGACGGTCCTGAGAGGCCAGCACGACCAGGTCAGCATTGATCTGTTCTGCTGCCAAGCACACCCCTTTGCCGATGTCGGCGTCGGTGACGTGCAAGGGCTTGAGTTCAACCCCGAGCTTGCGAGCTCTCTGGACAGCGCAGTCGAGATAGGTATCGCTCTTGATGGCTGCTCCTCGTGATGGGGTGGGGTCTTGTCGCGCCACGTGGACGCCGGTTAGCTGCCCTCCTGGAATCTCGAGGACCATTTCGCAAGCGAGCTTGAGGGCGTCATCGCCGACTCCCGTGCCATCGATGGTGACCAGAACCCGGTTGATATGACGAATGTAAAGGTCGTCGCGGACCAGCAACATGGGTCGCGTCGACAGTTGGAAGACGTACTGACTGGCACTGTTGGACAGGATTGACCGGAGCCTGCCAAGTCCTCGTGATCCCATCACGATGAGATCCACGTTCAGTTCATCCGCCACATTGAGAACGGTCTGCTTGGTGTCCCCCTGACGGATGATCGAATTGACGTCCTGCGGGTTAAGTCCCAGCTTTTCCACAGACTCAGCCAGAAGGCTGCCTGCGCTTTCCCAGTGCTGTTGCGTTGCCGCCATGGTCTGTTCCGGGACCACATGCAGGAGATTGATCCTGGCAGCCTTGAAGGCAGGCAGGTCGCGCAGCATGTTGATCATTTCACCGACGTGGCCTTTGCCTGAATCGGCGATCAGAAGGTTCTTGAACACGGCGAAGTTTCAGCCTATGCAGCAGCCTATGGCTGATTGGAGTTCCCAGTTCGCATGCTGAATGAGAGCGTTACCAGGCTCCCCTGGCGCCTGGACAAGCGAGTGCTCCCACAGCACACAGACCATGGCGGTGTGATGTGGCATGGCGCCTATGTGGGTTGGCTTGAGGAGGCCCGGGTGGAGGCGCTGTCTGCAACCGGATACCCCTACGAAAAGATGGCTTCAGGTGGGCTGGAAATGCCCGTTGTTCAGCTGCAGATTCGTTATCGGGAGGCGCTGATGCTTGGCGATGAGGTGGAGCTGATGAGCGTCTCCTGCGCTCCCCGGGGTGTTCGCTGGCCTTGGTCAACTCAATTCATCAAAGCTGGCGTTTGCGTGGCTGAAGCTTCAGTGGAGCTTGCTTTGGTGAGCGTGCGTCCAGTCCGAAAGGTTCTGCGGCACCCGCCTGAAGCAGTGGCAGCGGCATTCAGGGCCTTGGCTGAGGGGCCAAAGTGCAAGGGTTGATAGTATTTTTGTACTAGCGCTCATGGCGTGTTGGAACGCTCCTGGAGATGGTTGTGGTTGCAGTGCCCTGGGATAGGCGCAGCTCGGATGCGCCAGCTCTGTTCAGCAGCCGCTGATGCGCCACGGGGTTTTCAGGATCTCTGGAGCTGGTCTCTCCCGACATTGCAGAAGGAGTTCGGATGGCCGGCTTCGGTGCTGGCATCGCTTGAGCGTTATCGATCAAGTCTCGGCCTGAAGCCTTGCATCAAGGTTCCTATCAATGTTCTGTTGCCCTGTGATCCTGAGTGGCCGGCTGGCTTTGAGAGGCTGGAGCGCCCGCCTCTGTCAATTCAGTGGCGTGGCAGTCGAAGTCTTTTGTCGTTGCTCTCGATGCAGCAGGCGGTTGCCGTGGTGGGTACGAGAAGGCCTTCCAGCCACGGCCTTCGGATGGCGGACAATCTGGGTCGAGCCCTTGCCCAGGCTCAATGGCCTGTGGTCAGTGGTCTTGCTGAGGGCGTTGATGCAACTGCTCATCGAGCCTGTCTTCAGGCTGGAGGCAGTCCCGTGGCTGTTCTGGGAACTCCGCTGCATCGCGTTTATCCGCCTGAACATCGCAGTTTGCAGCAGGAGGTCGCAGAGGCTGGGCTGCTGATCACTGAGCTCCGCGATTCCGAGAGGGTCCTGCGATCCAGTTTTGCTCTGCGCAACCGCTTGCTCGTCGCTGTGACAAGGGCTGTGGTGGTGGTGGAATGTCCTGAGAACAGTGGAGCGCTGCGTTCGGCTGCGATGGCGCGTTGCTTAGGCATCCCCGTCTGGGTTGTTCCAGGTGATGCGCTGCGTGAATCGTCTCAAGGCAGCAATGCGCTGCTTCAGTCGGAGGCACTGCCGCTGATCAATGTCCAGGCTTTGCTTGATCAGCTTGGGCCAGGTCCTTGTATTTCCTGTGTTGGGAAGAGTGATGCTCCCGCTTTGAAGTCAGAGAAGCTTCTGACTGTCAATCCTGTGCAGACTCGTTTGTTGAAGCTGGTGGATGACGATTCCAGCTTCGATGTGATGGTGCAAGCATTGCAAACCACCCCTGACCGTGTTGCTGCGGAGCTGCTGAAACTTGAGCTGGATGGTTTGGTTGTGGCGCAGCCAGGCCTGCGTTGGCGCTCGCTTTAGGTTGATTTCATGGAGTCGGCTTCGTGTTCAGGACAGGAATTGCTGACCTGGCGACGCCAGCAATTACTTCGTGGAGGGCGGGCTGTTGATCTCGACTGGCTTTTGGCGATGGAGGCCAATCTCAGCTGGGCGGAACTTCAGCGGTTGCGGATTCTGCCCGAGTCGATCGCTCCTCTGGCCAGCACCCTCCAGGACCTGGAGAAGCTCTGGGCAGTGCATCTTCAGGACCACGTTCCGCTGCAGCATCTTGTCGGACGCTGTCCATGGCGCGATCTCGATCTTCGAATTAGCCCAGCAGCACTGATCCCCCGCCAGGAGACGGAGCTCCTGATTGATTTCGCGCTTGATTGCCTGCAGGATCCATCGGCGACAGGTTGGGCCTCTGCGGGACGCTGGGCTGATCTGGGTACAGGCAGCGGAGCTCTTGCCGTTGCTCTCGCTCGTGCCCTGCCGGGATGGGATGGACATGCTGTGGATCTCAGCGCTGCTGCTCTCGAGTTGGCGCGGATCAACCTCAACGCCTTGACGACATCTCTCAGATGGCAGCTGCATCAAGGTTCTTGGTGGGATCCACTGGAATGCTGGTGGGGACAGTTCGACCTTGTGGTCGCCAATCCGCCTTACATCCCCACTCAGGTTGTGGACGAGCTCGATCCACTCGTTCGCGACCATGAACCAAGGCAGGCTCTGTGTGGTGGGGAAGATGGTCTGGATTGCTGCAGAGCGATTTTGGGACTGGCCCCTCAGGCACTCTCACCAGGCGGATGGTTGTTGCTCGAGCATCATCACGATCAGAGTGATCAGGTGCTTGGCCTGATGAGCTCTGCAGGACTTGTGTCGTCCAGAGCCCGCTCCGATCTCAGCGGCGTCAGGCGTTTTGCTATCGCGAGGCGTCACCTTTGACTTTCATCCTGTTCTTTGCTCTCGCTCATGACCCATGACAAGCCCTCATTGATGTCAGCCATCGAGTTGGTCCGGCATCTCAGGGGTGGTGGAGCAGCTCTGCTACCCACGGATACCTTGCCAGCGCTTGCCGCCGTACCTGACCATGCGGCACAGATATGGACTCTCAAGCAGCGTCCTCAGGAGAAACCTCTGATCCTGATGGCAGCTCAGGCTGATCAGTTACTTGCGCTTACCAGTGAAGACGCCAGGATTGATGCGCAACCGCTCGCCCGTCGCTTCTGGCCAGGCGCACTGACTCTGGTGCTTCCGGTGCAGGGGCGTCTGACTCAGAGCCTCAATCCAGGTCAAGGAACCCTGGGAATGCGCATCCCGGATTGTGATCTCACCCGAGCTCTGCTGATGCAGAGCGGTCCACTGGCAACAACAAGTGCCAATCCTTCGGGCGCACCGCCAAGTCAGAACGCAGCGGAAGCCGCTGCGGCTTTTCCGGATCTGCCGCTGCTGGCTCCGCTGCCCTGGCCCCAGACCTCTGGGCTGGCGAGCACTGTGATTGGCTGGAAATCTCCAGGGTGCTGGCAACTGCTGCGCCAGGGCGCTGTGATGGTTGATGTGATTGAGAGGTCTCCTCCATGCTCTGGCTGATTGCACTTGTGCTGCTACTCCAGGCCCTCTTTCACTGGACGCTGGAACCGGCAATCCGATGGCTCACGCCCTTGTTCGAACTGAGGGTGCTGCCCTTGCTACTCGGCTTGCTGGGGATCTGGTTTCTGGCAGGGCGCACTGACTCCGATAGAACGCGCTGAGCAATGGGTTTTCAGTCCCGTGAAGCCGGCTGACGGATTTGAACCGACGACCTTCGCTTTACAAAAGCGCTGCTCTACCACTGAGCTAAGCCGGCAATGACGGAACTCTACCGGCGCACACCCGCTTGTCCTCTTTGACCTGCTGCAACCACCAAAGGCTGAGCTGCAGTCTTGAACGACAGCCTGTCTTGCCCAGGGAACTGCTGATATGGCTTTCAACGGTGCGCACACTCAAAACCAGCGTTTCAGCAATGGCACGGTTGCTGTTGCCCTCCAACAGAAGATTGAGCACGCCAATCTCTGCTGGTGTGAGCTGAAAGTTTGTCATGGATCGGGAGAAGTGCTGATGTGGGGATTCCCCTCAATCGCCGACGCGTCACTCTTGTGAGCTGGTCGCCATTGAACGCCGGATCGGCAGATTGGCCACCAGTGCTGTGACGCGATCTTCGGTCTCCAGGCTCACATCGCCTTCCTCGAGGTCAATGTCCACATATTTGGCCACGACTTCAAAGATTTCACGTCGCATCTGATCCAGAGTTTCAGGACTCAGGTCGCTGCGGTCGTGGGCCAAAACCAGTTGCAGGCGCTCACGTGCGGTGGTTGCACTGGCGGGTTGACGGCGCAGGATTTTGTCGATCAAGTCTTGCAAGGTCATGGCGTTCAGAAAATCTTGGTTTGCATCAGTTGGCGCACCCTGGCGCGAATGCCGCGTCGACCGTCCTTTGCAGGGTCCATGAGCGGGACGTCTTCTCCCTGGAGACGACGGGCGATATGCCCGTAAGCCTTGGCAGCAGGAGAAGCACTTCCATTGAGAGTCAGGGGTTCGCCTCGGTTGGTGCTGACAATCACCTGCTCATCTTCAAGAACCAGGCCAAGAAGCGGTAGAGCAAGGATGTCGGTGACGTCGTCGACCGCCAGCATCTCCTGATTGGCCATCATTTTTGGTCTGACCCTGTTCAGCACGAGCTGAACGGGTGAAACCCCGTGGGTGTTGAGTAATCCGATCACACGATCGGCATCTCTGACAGCCGATACTTCCGGAGTCGTGATCACGATTGCTTCCTTTGCGGCTGCCACGGCGTTCTTGAAGCCGTCCTCGATGCCTGCTGGGCAGTCAATCAGGACGTAATCGAAACTTTCAGACAGCATCCCGGCAATGGTCTGCATGTCTTCAGGTTTCAGCCACTCGAGCATCCGCGGATTCCCCGCAGGCAGCAGTGCCAGGTTCGGCTCTTGCTTGTGCTTGACCAGTGCCTGGTCAAGGCGGCAGCTCTCTGCCAGCACTTCCTGTGCTGTATACACGATTCGATTCTCGAGTCCAAGCAGCAGATCGAGATTTCTGAGTCCGAAGTCCGCGTCGAGAACCACGGTGCGAGCTCCTTGTCCAGCCAGAGCGATGCCGAGATTGGCAGTGAGGGTGGTCTTGCCGACGCCACCCTTTCCCGAGCAGATCAGGATCGTTCGCGAATTGGTCACGGGGTCCCGTTTTGATCGCGCCACCTTAATGGCATTGATTCGTCCCGTCCGCCTGAAATCGATCAGATTTACTGAGGTATGAAGGGCGCACTGGCTGGCTGGATGGAGATGGCGCCATCCAGAATGCAAGCCTGCTCGGCGAGCCCAGGCTGCGGTCGTTCCTCTGGACCTCGCGCCACAAGCTCCGCAATCCGCAGCTGCAGTGGCCTCAGCTGCAATGCCACGATCTTGGCGGTGTTGTTGCCCTTGCTTCCTGCGTGGGCCCTGCCTCGCAGGCGTCCCCAGACATAGACATCTCCCTCGGCCGATGCCGATCCGCCCGGATTCACATCACCCACGATCAGCAGGTGCCCCTGAGTTTCGATGTGATCACCGGATCGCAAGGTTCCCCGATGAACCGTGAGATCAACATTGGTTTTGGCCTCGTTCGGCTGATCGTCTCTGGCTTCAAGGGTGGGGATCACAGTGCTGGCCTCTCGAACAGGCAAACCAAGTGCAGCTGCGCTGATCAACGTGTTGCGGCAGCGCGTGATCAACAGCTGAACGTTGTGGCCAGCCTGATGCAAAGCATGCAGCAACGCCTCCAAATCGCGACAGCTCAGGGTCCAGTCACCGGTGTCAAGGTCGATGTCACCCGAAGGAAGGGATGGCAGCTGCGCCGGAAGCCATTGCTGCCAGGACACGGATCGGAAAGCCGGGAGGCTGAGGCAGTAAGGGATCTGCGGTGTTGGTTCAACGGTCATGGCCGGAGAGTAGGCAGATCACCCACCTAGCGAATGCTGGCCATGGCCCCATTCAGTTCGGTTGAGATGTCTCCCGGGTGAATCAACCAGGCTGACGCTGCTGGAATCGCGAGACTGTTCACCAATGGCGAGCACTGTTCGAGCGCCTGCAGGCTCTGACCGTCCCAAAGGCGCAATCCACCTCGGTAGGGGTGATAGCCCCGGGTCTGGTGGTGTCGAAGTCCACAACACATTTCAGGATCGAGGCCTGCAGCCGCCGCATAGGTCTGCGCTTTAGCCAGCAGCTCCAATTGCGTTGATGCATCCATCTGGCTGACATCGAGAGCTTTGAACAGTCGGCGGTTCAGAAATCGATCGCAGAGTTCGGCAAGCGGCTCCGGTGCTTCCTCTCTCCATCTCTGAAAGTGATAACCGGTGCGCAGGTCGTCGTTGGCGAGGTAACTCTGGAGGTCGAGCTCCTGGGTCTGCCACAGCCATGCCTGCATGGTTCGG
Above is a window of Synechococcus sp. BIOS-E4-1 DNA encoding:
- a CDS encoding universal stress protein, producing the protein MFKNLLIADSGKGHVGEMINMLRDLPAFKAARINLLHVVPEQTMAATQQHWESAGSLLAESVEKLGLNPQDVNSIIRQGDTKQTVLNVADELNVDLIVMGSRGLGRLRSILSNSASQYVFQLSTRPMLLVRDDLYIRHINRVLVTIDGTGVGDDALKLACEMVLEIPGGQLTGVHVARQDPTPSRGAAIKSDTYLDCAVQRARKLGVELKPLHVTDADIGKGVCLAAEQINADLVVLASQDRRPLVARGLVDLDKLLGGSVSDYIRVHAPAPVLLVREPEQR
- the prmC gene encoding peptide chain release factor N(5)-glutamine methyltransferase, producing the protein MESASCSGQELLTWRRQQLLRGGRAVDLDWLLAMEANLSWAELQRLRILPESIAPLASTLQDLEKLWAVHLQDHVPLQHLVGRCPWRDLDLRISPAALIPRQETELLIDFALDCLQDPSATGWASAGRWADLGTGSGALAVALARALPGWDGHAVDLSAAALELARINLNALTTSLRWQLHQGSWWDPLECWWGQFDLVVANPPYIPTQVVDELDPLVRDHEPRQALCGGEDGLDCCRAILGLAPQALSPGGWLLLEHHHDQSDQVLGLMSSAGLVSSRARSDLSGVRRFAIARRHL
- the psbM gene encoding photosystem II reaction center protein PsbM; translated protein: METNDLGFVASLLFVLVPTVFLIILFIQTNSREG
- the psbB gene encoding photosystem II chlorophyll-binding protein CP47, coding for MGLPWYRVHTVVINDPGRLLAVHLMHTALVAGWAGSMALYELAIFDPSDPVLNPMWRQGMFVMPFMARLGVTDSWGGWSITGASGVDPGFWSFEGVAAAHIVFSGLLMLAAIWHWTFWDLEIWQDPRTGEPALDLPKIFGIHLLLAGLGCFGFGAFHLTGVFGPGMWVTDAYGITGHLEPVQPSWGPEGFNPFNPGGIVAHHIAAGIVGIIAGIFHITTRPPERLYKALRMGNIETVLASAIAAVFFAAFIVAGTMWYGAAATPIELFGPTRYQWDQSYFKTEINRRVQTAMDQGQSESEAYASIPEKLAFYDYVGNSPAKGGLFRVGPMVNGDGLATGWLGHIAFTDKDGRELQVRRLPNFFENFPVILEDTDGVVRADIPFRRAEAKYSFEQQGVTASVFGGALDGQTFTDPADVKRLARKSQLGEAFEFDRETYNSDGTFRSSPRGWFTFGHAVFALLFFFGHIWHGARTLYRDVFAGIDPDLGEQVEFGLFQKLGDRSTRRLPEGYVPPAGTPLS
- a CDS encoding 2Fe-2S iron-sulfur cluster-binding protein, which produces MPVIRFVREGRDVECFPGENLRAVAVREGIQLYGLKGQLGNCGGCGQCSTCFVKIEGETSTAAMSPRTAVEEVKLRRRPEGWRLACQSLVEQSVVVVTKPQASMPEQNKRVAAALAATLPPGPVEWPVAPAVDGETADQSVTDESMRPLKVSGQASPATPGEER
- a CDS encoding acyl-CoA thioesterase gives rise to the protein MLNESVTRLPWRLDKRVLPQHTDHGGVMWHGAYVGWLEEARVEALSATGYPYEKMASGGLEMPVVQLQIRYREALMLGDEVELMSVSCAPRGVRWPWSTQFIKAGVCVAEASVELALVSVRPVRKVLRHPPEAVAAAFRALAEGPKCKG
- a CDS encoding L-threonylcarbamoyladenylate synthase, encoding MSAIELVRHLRGGGAALLPTDTLPALAAVPDHAAQIWTLKQRPQEKPLILMAAQADQLLALTSEDARIDAQPLARRFWPGALTLVLPVQGRLTQSLNPGQGTLGMRIPDCDLTRALLMQSGPLATTSANPSGAPPSQNAAEAAAAFPDLPLLAPLPWPQTSGLASTVIGWKSPGCWQLLRQGAVMVDVIERSPPCSG
- a CDS encoding DNA-processing protein DprA; translated protein: MRQLCSAAADAPRGFQDLWSWSLPTLQKEFGWPASVLASLERYRSSLGLKPCIKVPINVLLPCDPEWPAGFERLERPPLSIQWRGSRSLLSLLSMQQAVAVVGTRRPSSHGLRMADNLGRALAQAQWPVVSGLAEGVDATAHRACLQAGGSPVAVLGTPLHRVYPPEHRSLQQEVAEAGLLITELRDSERVLRSSFALRNRLLVAVTRAVVVVECPENSGALRSAAMARCLGIPVWVVPGDALRESSQGSNALLQSEALPLINVQALLDQLGPGPCISCVGKSDAPALKSEKLLTVNPVQTRLLKLVDDDSSFDVMVQALQTTPDRVAAELLKLELDGLVVAQPGLRWRSL
- the minD gene encoding septum site-determining protein MinD, whose product is MTNSRTILICSGKGGVGKTTLTANLGIALAGQGARTVVLDADFGLRNLDLLLGLENRIVYTAQEVLAESCRLDQALVKHKQEPNLALLPAGNPRMLEWLKPEDMQTIAGMLSESFDYVLIDCPAGIEDGFKNAVAAAKEAIVITTPEVSAVRDADRVIGLLNTHGVSPVQLVLNRVRPKMMANQEMLAVDDVTDILALPLLGLVLEDEQVIVSTNRGEPLTLNGSASPAAKAYGHIARRLQGEDVPLMDPAKDGRRGIRARVRQLMQTKIF
- the minE gene encoding cell division topological specificity factor MinE; translation: MTLQDLIDKILRRQPASATTARERLQLVLAHDRSDLSPETLDQMRREIFEVVAKYVDIDLEEGDVSLETEDRVTALVANLPIRRSMATSSQE
- a CDS encoding response regulator transcription factor, which translates into the protein MTNFQLTPAEIGVLNLLLEGNSNRAIAETLVLSVRTVESHISSSLGKTGCRSRLQLSLWWLQQVKEDKRVCAGRVPSLPA
- the nrdR gene encoding transcriptional regulator NrdR, coding for MQCPSCQNTDSRVLESRAADGGRSVRRRRECLNCEFRFTTYERVETVPITVIKRNGNRETFSRSKLLHGLSRACEKTGIPPERLETMVEELELSLQQRSGREVSSSDIGELVLEKLKSLSEVAYIRFASVYRQFSGVSDFVATLEGINATKAELTAAI
- the minC gene encoding septum site-determining protein MinC; the encoded protein is MTVEPTPQIPYCLSLPAFRSVSWQQWLPAQLPSLPSGDIDLDTGDWTLSCRDLEALLHALHQAGHNVQLLITRCRNTLISAAALGLPVREASTVIPTLEARDDQPNEAKTNVDLTVHRGTLRSGDHIETQGHLLIVGDVNPGGSASAEGDVYVWGRLRGRAHAGSKGNNTAKIVALQLRPLQLRIAELVARGPEERPQPGLAEQACILDGAISIQPASAPFIPQ
- a CDS encoding photosystem II reaction center protein T, encoding MESFAYILILTLAIATLFFAIAFRDPPKIGK